The Oryzias melastigma strain HK-1 linkage group LG13, ASM292280v2, whole genome shotgun sequence genome window below encodes:
- the LOC112149505 gene encoding mitochondrial uncoupling protein 2 isoform X2 yields the protein MTDPNPPAAVRVLAAGSAGCVADLVTFPLDTAKVRLQIQGEGRTAVQGQTVKYRGVFGTIVTIVRTEGPRSLYNGLVAGLQRQMTFASVRIGLYDSMKQLYAGGSENAGLGTRLLAGCTTGAMAVAFAQPTDVVKVRFQAQIRLLESGTVKRYGSTTQAYRTIVRDEGLRGLWKGAHPEEQPDDRQHAMPLHRSLLGWLVHHGCGVSGGRREDPLHELGAGAVRWGSELCCNHADQRGTHSIL from the exons ATGACGGATCCGAACCCTCCAGCTGCTGTCAGGGTGTTGGCAGCTGGATCCGCGGGCTGTGTGGCGGATCTGGTCACGTTCCCGTTGGACACCGCCAAAGTTCGGCTGCAG ATCCAGGGGGAAGGCAGGACGGCGGTGCAAGGTCAGACGGTGAAATACAGAGGCGTGTTTGGCACCATAGTGACCATTGTGAGGACGGAGGGGCCGAGGAGCCTGTACAACGGGTTGGTGGCAGGACTGCAGCGACAGATGACCTTCGCCTCTGTCCGGATCGGCCTGTACGACAGCATGAAGCAGCTGTACGCAGGAGGGTCAGAGA ATGCTGGACTCGGGACTCGTCTGTTGGCGGGCTGCACGACGGGAGCGATGGCGGTGGCTTTCGCTCAGCCCACCGACGTGGTGAAGGTCAGGTTCCAGGCTCAGATCCGGCTGCTTGAGAGCGGCACCGTGAAGCGATACGGCAGCACCACTCAGGCCTACAGGACCATCGTCAGGGACGAGGGTCTGAGGGGGCTCTGGAAAG GAGCTCATCCTGAAGAACAACCTGATGACAG ACAACATGCCATGCCACTTCACCGCAGCCTTCTCGGCTGGCTTGTGCACCACGGTTGTGGCGTCTCCGGTGGACGTCGTGAAGACCCGTTACATGAACTCGGTGCCGGGGCAGTACGGTGGGGCTCTGAACTGTGCTGCAACCATGCTGATCAAAGAGGGACCCACAGCATTCTATAA
- the or129-1 gene encoding odorant receptor 129-1, with translation MQNLTEFSVNATSPNSLSVIIKVCVVIPLFCLFLCCILIMLQVFASNRQFMETSRYVLFAHMLINDTLQILSSVLLFLCVMAQVKFAMVLCVPLLVISTATFQNTTLILAAMSLERYVAIFYPLQRPAAWRSERIWITVVSLWFVSFVFPIIEYAMKSGNPAVLGLTTPVLCKVAAINSSFIQTLFRAAVSVLFFAVVAFVILFTYVRILLETRKLRQDRLSVKRAMHTVLLHGFQLLLCILAFTGPITETLVVLHKVWTREDIAFFNYFCFILVPRFLSPLIYGFRDQVLRRHMVKNFLFCTKTVKPFFKQ, from the coding sequence ATGCAGAATCTGactgaattttctgtcaatgcAACTTCTCCAAACAGTCTGTCTGTGATCATTAAGGTGTGTGTGGTTATCCCTCTATTCTGCCTCTTCCTCTGCTGCATCCTCATCATGCTGCAGGTCTTTGCCTCTAACAGGCAGTTCATGGAGACCTCTCGTTATGTCCTGTTTGCTCACATGCTGATCAATGACACCCTGCAGATCCTGTCCTCTGTGCTGCTCTTCCTCTGTGTCATGGCTCAGGTGAAGTTTGCCATGGTGCTCTGTGTCCCCCTGCTCGTTATTTCCACTGCTACTTTCCAGAACACCACCCTGATCCTGGCTGCAATGTCACTGGAGCGCTACGTTGCCATCTTCTACCCCCTGCAGCGTCCGGCCGCCTGGCGCTCAGAGCGAATCTGGATAACGGTGGTGTCCTTGTGGTTTGTCAGCTTCGTCTTTCCCATCATCGAGTACGCCATGAAGAGTGGGAACCCCGCCGTGTTGGGCCTCACAACCCCAGTGCTGTGCAAAGTCGCTGCCATCAACTCCTCTTTCATCCAGACGCTGTTCAGAGCCGCCGTGAGTGTGCTCTTCTTTGCAGTGGTGGCCTTCGTCATCCTCTTCACCTACGTGAGAATTCTACTGGAGACCAGGAAGCTGAGGCAGGACCGGCTCTCTGTGAAGAGGGCCATGCACACGGTGCTCCTGCATggctttcagctgctgctgtgcaTTCTGGCTTTCACCGGCCCCATCACTGAGACCCTCGTAGTGCTGCATAAAGTCTGGACGAGGGAGGACATCGCCTTTTTTAACTACTTCTGCTTCATTCTGGTCCCGCGTTTCCTCAGCCCGCTCATCTATGGCTTCAGGGATCAGGTTCTCAGGAGGCACATGGTGAAAAACTTCCTCTTCTGCACTAAAACTGTCAAACCCTTCTTCAAGCAATGA
- the p4ha3 gene encoding prolyl 4-hydroxylase subunit alpha-3, with translation MKHPEKKCLLWAFAIAVLLLRCGAEMFTSLQNVKQLINVERKLMENLKTYIDYEQERLEDIKRFYAKVSSLHTELYNSPAAAMANPLVSFTLIKRLHSEWLNVVYSNEALENLQALRSGYEEEEADLPKMEDLQGAAKGLMRLQDVYALQVSSLVRGLFRRVADGKATDVYMPVVSTLLSGDDCFLVGKVAYEQEDYYHSVPWLEESVRLFRLAGGKWSPENEGTLEDALDHLAFSHFKTGNISYALSLSYELLHYDPTNGRVLLNVEKYEKLLVAAETTRSVGLRRPTSTYLTTRDVYERLCRTQGSQPIHFENPRLYCDYFTNNNPALLLLPVKREVLSLQPYVVLYHDFITDREAEDIKGFAQPGLRRSVVASGENQTTVEYRISKGAWLKGSENCIIGKLDQRISMLTGLNVKPPYGEYLQVVNYGIGGHYEPHFDHATSPSSPVFKLHTGNRVATFMIYLSSVEAGGSTAFIYANFSVPVLKKAAVFWWNLHRNGRGDADTLHAGCPVLIGDKWVANKWVHEYGQEFHHRCSLNPEE, from the exons ATGAAGCATCCTGAGAAAAAGTGTCTTCTTTGGGCTTTTGCGATCGCAGTTCTGCTTCTCAGATGTGGAGCAGAAATGTTCACTTCTCTGCAGAACGTCAAACAGCTGATTAATGTTGAACGGAAACTAATGGAGAACTTGAAAACCTACATTGACTATGAGCAGGAAAGACTGGAGGACATCAAACG TTTTTATGCCAAAGTGTCGAGTCTCCACACAGAGCTTTATAATAGCCCAGCAGCCGCGATGGCAAACCCACTGGTGTCCTTCACCCTCATCAAGCGCCTGCACTCAGAGTGGCTGAACGTCGTCTACAGCAACGAAGCCCTGGAGAACCTGCAAG CCCTCAGGTCCGGCTATGAGGAAGAAGAGGCCGATCTGCCCAAAATGGAAGATCTCCAGGGGGCTGCAAAGGGGCTGATGAGACTGCAAGATGTGTACGCGCTCCAAGTTTCCAGTCTGGTCAGGGGGCTTTTCCGGAGAGTCGCTGATGGAAAAGCGACAGATGTTTACATGCCTGTTGTGTCAACCCTGCTGTCCGGTGACGACTGTTTTCTGGTTGGAAAG GTGGCCTATGAACAAGAGGACTATTATCACTCTGTGCCCTGGTTAGAAGAGTCGGTTCGTCTCTTCAGATTAGCAGGAGGAAAGTGGAGTCCTGAGAATGAAGGAACATTAGAGGATGCTCTGGATCACCTGGCTTTCTCCCATTTTAAA ACAGGGAACATCTCCTACGCTCTGAGTCTATCCTATGAGTTACTGCACTACG ATCCAACAAATGGAAGAGTTTTGCTGAATGTTGAGAAATATGAGAAGCTGCTGGTTGCTGCAGAAACAACCAGAAGTGTTGGATTGAGAAGACCGACCTCCACTTATTTAACCACCAGGGATGTTTATGAAAGACTCTGCCGAACTCAGGGCTCTCAG CCCATCCATTTTGAAAACCCCAGATTATACTGTGACTACTTCACCAACAACAACCCAGCGCTCCTATTGCTGCCAGTGAAACGGGAGGTGCTGAGTCTGCAGCCATATGTGGTCCTTTACCACGACTTCATCACTGACAGAGAGGCTGAGGACATCAAGGGGTTTGCCCAGCCTGGA TTGAGGAGATCTGTGGTGGCGTCCGGTGAAAATCAAACAACGGTGGAGTATCGAATCAGCAAGGG TGCATGGCTGAAAGGATCAGAGAACTGCATCATTGGAAAGCTAGACCAGAGAATCTCAATGCTCACTGGTCTGAATGTGAAGCCTCCATATGGCGAGTACCTCCAAGTGGTGAATTATGGAATTGGAGGGCATTACGAGCCTCACTTTGACCATGCTACT TCGCCTTCCAGCCCCGTGTTCAAGCTGCACACGGGGAATCGAGTAGCGACCTTCATGATTTAT CTCAGCTCTGTTGAGGCTGGTGGGTCCACAGCCTTCATCTATGCCAACTTCAGTGTTCCTGTCCTGAAG AAAGCTGCCGTCTTCTGGTGGAACCTCCACAGGAATGGTCGGGGCGATGCGGACACCCTGCATGCTGGATGTCCCGTGCTTATTGGGGACAAATGGG TTGCAAACAAATGGGTCCATGAGTACGGCCAGGAGTTTCACCATCGCTGCAGCCTGAATCCTGAAGAATGA
- the c2cd3 gene encoding C2 domain-containing protein 3 (The sequence of the model RefSeq protein was modified relative to this genomic sequence to represent the inferred CDS: added 33 bases not found in genome assembly), with amino-acid sequence MKSRKLKPVKPGSCKKKVSSDVSPSTSLPPLVEGQLRCFLCVTISRMLWTVQKVPSPTFVRLRWWGESSDGTHFFPRDGSQLSQKNIKTTSYFPVRCGPKQLTSYLTDMGSLMLEVLTKSDHLPVARAQVPGISHLSLSQPVSGFYTLVSPTSEKLGELQVSLSLEPLMEAYENSSSGPTANTSIDGLQHRSKSAGSGKESAGSSGGNTPRGKDHLYFQNIQKHTEENLTPALNKPQTETVGISSNQEPSHEQRSSDIISVVLERGNKLRNAMAMSALNCDVDSSTALTDTPLPLLKDNTGMSNKLSPSTSAALLQDILHMDSAQKATDEATECGLSCPTDIDKRVVDLLLGSSITSPLPLLDFQGSSPESLSAHSSVCEENNPLYDQSLLENLFYKVPNSDTTLDDNEEESHGRNVSKNHRKHLEQIGPENTSGPNAGHRQSSGLAGVHPSLNEERSSLLSSMRLVRVSVDSLTVGASNASPRKILHKGKPPRPLTSKKCTYFVEYVFPTTSMSNQDNRSKARDVEVTRAASSNVKGGAVKFQQISVFPVHFDPVTLKLWKETELKFRIYSRNYNQKKPVAVGEAVYPMRNLLQSSQLRHSVVLPVQSMQGNVGNQEISHLKVSLELGRHSRDFLSEKKKNLSWTDTSKLSPSPVRKNPSQNEETNKKASSPRFLEVSRFNEQTSPQKPPKETSSHPGVQTSPPELWLQEEEPMVLLHTLLMVPDGKNFSCGTLQTPNFYLNCKLFWCDETARSVVSWSQTNPKFNFAQVTPVTLTPKLLERMKNNVMVIEVWQKVGSSVEDQLLGLVKLPLHQFYMSFRDPTITQLLLQAQFPVLGVDCYMPVIDVFSGSCKGNLRVVLAMGRSEQIVSLQRARDEENGSLSHLTRPVHLLDLQPHSHSKVKTAPMEILREHVFVIRVEKVSGLTPVQSTVWGEADCYIQYTFPHQKGLPSNLDQSLIESSVDLKPFRTTTTLCIPDPVFGHTETHVLLAPEAVPVQKLLLSSLSSQSLNRGGGIQFEVWCRYYYPNVRDQLVARGMLPLSKLCAMVTMQKQHPDEPQMFSLPLIPRTGGSSAFPSQSSGLLDVCVHYKHRPLRSRGRAGRGAPSQSVMLVVKVYRACGLKAAARLISEQDDCFSHFITTGMNPFVSLQLSFLPESETQCSHSASRTFCPEFDLHMEAPCDLLLHMSGGETCSLAEHLEEATAVFTVWNRDNSKVNSPASKDVMLGTVKIPLVDLIHKRTGISGWFGLYQTLERSPSQHQNILVGGLQISISFAHHSDRERVVKAALGLGWEIPHHVVQDDQESWEETRPFFLTFLFPKAWIPVQCLLLPGLGELQRSTYCYFRYKFYDQEAFCSELKHPHVEEDEEVPATVLFEGGRTVELQFTQPLLWYLREEKLEVQVWVTFTKDKSRRPSDLDRLVGSAFVDLSSLTKSLKEKQTLSGVYPLFVRSAADLQGAALRVHITLAAGSAPAEEDAHIDSESQEELILEEEEEPDQEPSPRSPRRPLTQKGHKNKSFRTTPDITSGQHTETSIEDSFPVTVSVDRAMHLNLKGCPLAEKTEGTPCCCVSYITADSAEPVTTAVVANADSPVWDHQHECRLANDLLTDPQQSLVFKVWHKGEMERVIGFASVDLSPLLCGFPSVCGWYNITDFSGQCHGQLKVSITPLRGVQELRAQRRTAEEEASKKSPTLFHTVPLSYQTTAVYSSFPSHISRYPEQKISSPKHTNHLFSERVSESDRHHEHMDKVRLYHQSLQEQTSQSIYSSSASDPNPSSSLLFSTLRKKLSELDNIQRYFNRKLSTPTFPSTAEQEDPDQPEEQKDLEADTSQLLHKSNQLLGEVSSIISGLGGRHLETINFNTQGHSGSLGVDMGVESSGPPVIPESISSPTRITDDPLDMMSPSQSLPMSEDNSDSEPEEELNRRNTELCMSEEEHEEEARLMHDEEIDDEEEDFEEVVVKPRPLNEVTSVTDKTSPWTSILSDPDLVSVESFETPQRSDVSEDEDEESQAAAPGSSGKQEESDRSSDPSERGHERSPAFETEDGLHKNHTNSVPHTSAQRSSDTPQQEDSPLQPSVPLEIPNFFLPSHQLEASLRTIQLAPTFSQPTTNQERSSAARRRGPRQRPDMSPSSMKKETERIAKIFAAHFESR; translated from the exons ATGAAGAGCAGAAAACTGAAGCCTGTGAAACCTGGAAGCTGCAAAAAGAAAG tttcCAGTGATGTGTCCCCATCGACGAGCCTTCCCCCTCTTGTTGAGGGCCAGCTGAGATGCTTCTTGTGTGTGACGATAAGCCGGATGTTATGGACGGTCCAAAAGGTTCCCTCTCCGACATTCGTTCGGTTGCGTTGGTGGGGAGAGTCATCTGACGGGACGCACTTTTTCCCAAGAGATGGATCTCAgctttcacagaaaaatattaaGACCACCTCTTATTTTCCTGTCCGCTGTGGCCCAAAGCAGTTAACCTCATATCTCACAG aTATGGGCTCTTTGATGCTGGAAGTCCTAACAAAGTCAGATCATTTACCAGTCGCTCGGGCTCAAGTGCCTGGTATCTCCCATCTGTCTCTGTCACAACCAGTGAGTGGATTTTACACTCTTGTGTCACCGACATCTGAAAAGCTGGGAGAGCTGCAG GTTTCCCTGAGTCTGGAGCCTCTCATGGAAGCCTATGAAAACAGTAGCTCAGGACCTACTGCAAACACCAGCATTGATGGCCTGCAGCACAGATCCAAGTCAGCTGGCAGTGGAAAAGAATCAGCTGGAAGCAGTGGGGGAAACACGCCaag GGGAAAAGATCACCTATATTTCCAAAATATCCAGAAACACACAGAGGAGAATTTGACGCCTGCATTAAACAAACCGCAAACTGAAACTGTTGGGATCTCCTCTAATCAAGAGCCTTCTCACGAGCAAAGAAGCTCTGATATCATCTCAG TCGTTTTAGAGCGTGGAAACAAGCTTAGAAATGCAATGGCGATGTCAGCTTTGAACTGTGATGTGGACTCTTCCACAGCTCTCACTGATACTCCTTTACCTTTACTGAAGGACAACACAGGGATGTCAAACAA GTTGTCTCCTTCTACTTCTGCTGCGTTACTTCAGGATATCCTGCACATGGATTCAGCTCAGAAGGCCACTGATGAAGCCACTGAGTGTGGCTTGAGCTGTCCGACAGACATAGACAAAAGAGTAGTAGATCTCCTCCTTGGCAG CTCCATCACATCTCCTCTGCCTTTGTTGGATTTCCAAGGTTCCTCTCCTGAATCTCTCTCCGCCCACAGCAGCGTTTGTGAGGAAAACAATCCCCTTTATGACCAGAGCCTGCTAGAAAATTTATTCTACAAAGTTCCT AACTCAGATACCACACTAGATGATAATGAGGAGGAGAGTCATGGAAGAAATGTATCTAAAAATCACAGAAAGCATCTGGAACAGATTGGACCGGAAAACACAAGCGG TCCAAATGCAGGGCATCGTCAGTCTTCAGGTCTTGCTGGAGTTCATCCTTCCCTCAATGAGGAGCGGTCATCTCTGCTAAGTTCAATGCGACTGGTGAGAGTCTCTGTAGATTCCCTGACTGTTGGTGCCTCAAACGCCTCACCAAGAAAGATCCTTCATAAAGGCAAACCTCCTCGACCATTAACCTCCAAGAAGTG CACTTATTTTGTTGAATACGTCTTTCCAACAACTTCCATGTCCAATCAGGACAATCGCAGTAAAGCAAGAGATGTAGAAGTGACCAGAGCTGCTTCCAGTAATGTGAAAGGAGGAG CTGTAAAGTTCCAGCAGATCTCTGTGTTTCCGGTCCACTTTGATCCAGTGACACTTAAACTTTGGAAGGAAACAGAACTGAAGTTCAGAATTTATTCTCGAAACTACAACCAGAAGAAA CCTGTTGCTGTTGGCGAGGCAGTTTATCCAATGCGAAACCTGCTTCAGAGCAGCCAGCTCAGGCACTCTGTTGTTTTGCCAGTGCAAAGCATGCAGGGAAATGTAGGAAACCAAGAGATTTCACATCTGAAG GTGTCGCTAGAACTTGGAAGACACAGTAGAGACTTCTtgtcagagaagaagaaaaacctgTCTTGGACAGACACATCAAAACTTTCTCCCAGCCCTGTTAGAAAAAATCCATCTCAAAATGAAGAAACCAACAAGAAGGCATCCTCACCACGATTTTTAGAAGTCTCCAGGTTCAACGAACAGACTTCTCCTCAGAAGCCACCCAAAGAAACCAGCTCTCATCCTGGAGTTCAAACATCTCCTCCTGAACTGTGGCTGCAGGAAGAGGAGCCCATGGTCCTGCTGCACACTTTACTCATGGTTCCAGATGGAAAGAACTTCAGCTGTGGAACTCTGCAAACTCCAAACTTTTACTTAAACTGCAAGCTGTTCTGGTGCGATGAGACTGCACGTTCAGTCGTCAGCTGGAGTCAGACAAACCCAAAGTTCAACTTTGCTCAG gTGACACCTGTGACCTTAACACCCAAACTCTTGGAAAGGATGAAAAACAATGTGATGGTGATTGAAGTTTGGCAGAAAGTAGGAAGCTCTGTGGAGGACCAGCTTCTTGGCCTCGTCAAACTACCTCTGCATCAGTTTTACATGTCATTCAG GGACCCCACAATcacccagctgctgctgcaggctcAGTTCCCTGTCTTGGGAGTGGACTGCTACATGCCCGTCATCGATGTGTTCTCTGGTAGCTGCAAAGGAAACCTCAGGGTTGTTTTGGCAATGGGTCGCTCAGAACAGATCGTTTCCCTCCAGAGAGCCAGAGATGAAGAGAACGGCTCTTTGTCGCACCTCACGAGGCCGGTTCATCTACTCGACCTGCAGCCACATTCACACTCAAAG GTAAAAACTGCACCAATGGAAATCCTGAGGGAGCATGTGTTTGTGATACGAGTGGAGAAGGTGAGCGGGCTGACGCCTGTGCAGTCCACTGTGTGGGGTGAGGCTGACTGCTATATCCAGTACACTTTTCCTCATCAGAAGGGTCTTCCTTCCAATCTGGACCAAAGTCTCATAGAAAGCA GTGTAGACCTGAAGCCGTTTCGCACAACCACTACCCTCTGCATACCAGACCCGGTGTTTGGTCACACAGAGACTCACGTTCTTTTGGCTCCGGAGGCGGTGCCTGTTCAGAAGCTGCTGCTCAGCTCTTTGTCAAGTCAAAGCTTGAATCGCGGAGGAGGAATCCAGTTTGAAGTGTGGTGCAG GGCACGTGGAATGCTGCCGCTCTCCAAACTCTGCGCCATGGTCACCATGCAGAAGCAGCATCCTGACGAGCCTCAGATGTTCTCCCTGCCTCTGATTCCCAGGACAGGAGGCTCCTCAGCGTTTCCTTCCCAGTCTTCAG GACTGTTAGATGTGTGCGTTCACTACAAGCACAGACCTTTGAGGTCTAGGGGACGCGCTGGAAGAGGAGCTCCCTCTCAAAGTGTGATGCTGGTGGTTAAAGTTTACAGAGCGTGCGGTCTAAAAGCTGCAGCGAG GCTGATATCGGAACAAGATGACTGCTTCTCTCACTTCATCACAACTGGGATGAACCCTTTTGTCTCTCTCCAGCTTTCCTTCCTGCCTGAGAGTGAAACGCAGTGTTCTCACTCTGCATCTAGAACTTTCTGCCCTGAGTTTGACCTCCACATGGAGGCGCCCTGTGATCTGCTGCTTCACATGAGCGGAGGAGAAACCTGCAGCCTGGCGGAACATCTGGAAGAGGCGACCGCTGTCTTCACTGTCTGGAACCGGGACAACTCTAAAG TGAATTCTCCTGCTTCCAAAGACGTGATGTTGGGAACAGTGAAGATACCGCTAGTGGATCTAATTCATAAAAGAACTG GCATTTCTGGCTGGTTTGGATTGTATCAAACACTTGAAAGAAGTCCTTCTCAGCACCAGAACATCTTGGTTGGAGGTCTGCAGATCTCTATCAGCTTTGCTCACCACTCGGACAGGGAACGGGTCGTAAAAGCTGCTCTGGGTTTGGGCTGGGAAATTCCTCACCATGTTGTGCAAGACGATCAAGAATCCTGGGAAGAAACGAGACcgttttttctgacttttttatttcctaaagCGTGGATTCCTGTCCAATGTTTGCTTCTGCCTGGCCTGGGCGAGCTGCAGCGCTCCACCTATTGCTACTTTAGATACAAGTTCTATGACCAGGAAGCGTTCTGCTCTGAACTAAAACACCCGCATGttgaggaggacgaggaggtcCCGGCCACAGTGCTGTTTGAAGGAGGCAGAACTGTGGAGCTGCAGTTCACTCAGCCTTTGCTGTGGTATCTGCGAGAGGAGAAGCTGGAGGTGCAGGTGTGGGTCACATTCACTAAGGACAAAAGCAGGAGGCCCAGTGACCTGGACCGCCTGGTGGGCTCAGCGTTTGTGGATCTTTCTTCTCTTACTAAATCTCTCAAGGAGAAGCAGACTCTCAGTg GAGTGTATCCGCTCTTCGTGCGGTCTGCAGCGGATTTACAAGGTGCAGCTCTGAGGGTGCACATCACACTGGCAGCAGGTTCTGCTCCTGCTGAGGAGGACGCTCACATTGACTCTGAGAGCCAGGAGGAGCTCATcttagaggaggaggaggaaccaGACCAAGAGCCCTCCCCAAGGTCACCCAGAAGGCCACTCACACAAAAGGGGCACAAGAATAAGTCCTTCAGAACAACTCCAGACATCACGTCTGGACAGCACACAGAAACGAGCATTGAAGACTCTTTTCCTGTGACTGTGTCTGTGGACCGGGCCATGCACCTCAACCTGAAGG GTTGTCCACTGGCGGAGAAAACTGAAGGGACTCCTTGCTGCTGTGTTTCCTACATCACTGCAGACTCAGCTGAGCCGGTGACCACAGCTGTTGTAGCCAACGCAGACAGTCCTGTGTGGGATCACCAGCATGAGTGCAG GCTCGCCAATGATCTACTGACTGATCCTCAGCAGTCTCTTGTGTTCAAAGTGTGGCACAAAGGAG AAATGGAGAGGGTGATTGGCTTTGCCTCTGTAGACCTGTCCCCTCTCCTCTGTGGTTTCCCGTCGGTGTGTGGCTGGTACAACATCACAGACTTCAGCGGTCAGTGTCACGGTCAGCTCAAAGTGTCCATCACTCCTCTGAGGGGAGTTCAGGAGCTGCGTGCGCAGAGGAGAACTGCGGAAGAAGAAGCTAGCAAAAAATCACCC ACTTTGTTTCATACCGTTCCTCTGAGCTACCAAACCACAGCAGTGTACAGCAGCTTTCCATCTCATATCAGCAGATATCCAGAGCAGAAGATCTCTTCCCCCAAACACACCAACCATCTGTTCTCTGAAAG AGTCAGTGAGAGTGATCGCCATCACGAGCACATGGATAAGGTGCGACTCTATCATCAGAGTCTGCAGGAACAAACATCTCAGTCCATTTACAGCAGCTCAGCCAGTGACCCAAATCCCTCCAGCTCGCTCCTTTTCTCAACTCTGAG GAAAAAGCTGAGTGAGCTGGACAACATCCAGAGGTACTTCAACCGTAAGCTCTCCACTCCGACATTCCCATCCACGGCTGAACAGGAGGATCCAGACCAACCGGAGGAGCAAAAAGATCTGGAGGCCGACACAAGTCAGCTTCTTCACAAGTCTAACCAGTTGCTTGGAGAAGTTAGTAGCATCATCAGTG GTCTCGGAGGACGCCACCTGGAAACCATTAATTTCAACACACAGGGCCACTCAGGCAGCTTAGGTGTGGACATGGGCGTGGAAAGTTCAGGCCCTCCAGTTATCCCTGAAAGCATCAGCAGTCCCACGAGGATCACTGATGATCCGCTGGACATGATGTCTCCTTCACAGTCACTGCCAATGTCTGAAGACAACAGCGACTCAGAGCCTGAGGAAGAACTAAACAGACGAAACACTGAGCTTTGCATGTCTGAAGAGGAGCATGAAGAGGAGGCGAGGCTAATGCACGATGAGGAAattgatgatgaagaggaagattTTGAGGAGGTCGTGGTGAAGCCGAGACCGCTCAATGAAGTGACCTCAGTAACAGACAAAACCAGCCCTTGGACCAGCATCCTGTCAGACCCGGACCTAGTTTCTGTAGAGAGCTTTGAGACGCCGCAGAGGTCAGATGTCagtgaggatgaggatgaagagAGTCAAGCAGCAGCTCCTGGCTCCAGTGGGAAACAGGAGGAGAGTGACCGCTCTTCAGACCCCTCAGAGAGGGGTCACGAGAGGTCACCAGCATTTGAGACAGAGGACGGCCTCCACAAGAACCACACGAACTCTGTACCCCACACATCTGCTCAGAGATCTTCTGACACTCCACAGCAGGAGGATTCACCACTTCAACC CTCCGTCCCGTTGGAGATCCCAAACTTTTTCCTTCCCTCTCACCAGCTGGAGGCTTCGCTCAGAACTATCCAGTTAGCTCCAACCTTCTCTCAGCCGACCACCAACCAA GAGCGGAGCTCAGCAGCTCGCCGCAGAGGTCCACGCCAGCGGCCCGACATGTCCCCTTCATCCATGAAGAAGGAGACGGAGAGGATAGCAAAGATATTTGCAGCTCACTTTGAGTCTAGGTAG
- the LOC112149505 gene encoding mitochondrial uncoupling protein 2 isoform X1, protein MTDPNPPAAVRVLAAGSAGCVADLVTFPLDTAKVRLQIQGEGRTAVQGQTVKYRGVFGTIVTIVRTEGPRSLYNGLVAGLQRQMTFASVRIGLYDSMKQLYAGGSENAGLGTRLLAGCTTGAMAVAFAQPTDVVKVRFQAQIRLLESGTVKRYGSTTQAYRTIVRDEGLRGLWKGALPNIIRNAIVNCSELVTYDVIKELILKNNLMTDNMPCHFTAAFSAGLCTTVVASPVDVVKTRYMNSVPGQYGGALNCAATMLIKEGPTAFYKGFMPSFLRLLSWNIVMFVSYEQFKRAFQRIQQSWS, encoded by the exons ATGACGGATCCGAACCCTCCAGCTGCTGTCAGGGTGTTGGCAGCTGGATCCGCGGGCTGTGTGGCGGATCTGGTCACGTTCCCGTTGGACACCGCCAAAGTTCGGCTGCAG ATCCAGGGGGAAGGCAGGACGGCGGTGCAAGGTCAGACGGTGAAATACAGAGGCGTGTTTGGCACCATAGTGACCATTGTGAGGACGGAGGGGCCGAGGAGCCTGTACAACGGGTTGGTGGCAGGACTGCAGCGACAGATGACCTTCGCCTCTGTCCGGATCGGCCTGTACGACAGCATGAAGCAGCTGTACGCAGGAGGGTCAGAGA ATGCTGGACTCGGGACTCGTCTGTTGGCGGGCTGCACGACGGGAGCGATGGCGGTGGCTTTCGCTCAGCCCACCGACGTGGTGAAGGTCAGGTTCCAGGCTCAGATCCGGCTGCTTGAGAGCGGCACCGTGAAGCGATACGGCAGCACCACTCAGGCCTACAGGACCATCGTCAGGGACGAGGGTCTGAGGGGGCTCTGGAAAG GCGCTCTACCAAACATCATCCGTAACGCCATCGTAAACTGCTCTGAACTGGTTACTTATGATGTCATCAAGGAGCTCATCCTGAAGAACAACCTGATGACAG ACAACATGCCATGCCACTTCACCGCAGCCTTCTCGGCTGGCTTGTGCACCACGGTTGTGGCGTCTCCGGTGGACGTCGTGAAGACCCGTTACATGAACTCGGTGCCGGGGCAGTACGGTGGGGCTCTGAACTGTGCTGCAACCATGCTGATCAAAGAGGGACCCACAGCATTCTATAAGGG CTTCATGCCATCGTTTCTTCGTCTGCTCTCCTGGAACATCGTGATGTTTGTGAGCTATGAACAGTTTAAAAGAGCTTTCCAGAGGATTCAGCAGTCTTGGAGTTAA